Proteins encoded by one window of Mycolicibacterium sp. ND9-15:
- a CDS encoding protein kinase domain-containing protein, translated as MSPVDAYPRTDPLPGTVLDGRYRVDVMIATGGMSAVYRGLDLRLDRPVALKVMDTRYAGDAQFLTRFQREARAVARLTDPGLVAVYDQGGGMVGNQPPFLVMELVEGGTLRELLRERGPMPPHAAAAVLRPVLGGLAAAHRAGLVHRDVKPENVLISDDGDVKIADFGLVRAVAEAKITSTSVILGTAAYLSPEQVSTGDADPRSDVYAVGILTYELLTGRTPFGGDSALAVAYQRMDNDVPAPSSVISGVPAQFDDLVRRATARDPARRYADAQEMGEDLEAIVDELGLPPFRVPTPRNSAQHASASLPIPPARTAAPPAPRQPTRTLPRDDWPTPEPEFQPVSGRFAGIDIEDFYWARQRARRALLFWVVAVLTLTALIAAAAWTAGSNLNHLI; from the coding sequence ATGTCTCCGGTGGATGCCTACCCGCGGACGGACCCGCTGCCCGGGACCGTGCTCGATGGTCGGTACCGCGTCGACGTCATGATCGCCACCGGAGGCATGTCCGCCGTGTACCGCGGGCTGGATCTGCGCCTCGACCGGCCCGTGGCGCTGAAGGTGATGGATACCCGATATGCGGGTGATGCGCAGTTCCTGACCCGGTTTCAGCGTGAGGCGCGCGCGGTAGCCCGGTTGACGGACCCCGGCCTGGTGGCGGTGTACGACCAGGGCGGCGGAATGGTAGGCAACCAGCCCCCGTTCCTGGTCATGGAACTGGTCGAGGGCGGCACGCTGCGGGAGCTGCTGCGTGAGCGCGGGCCGATGCCCCCTCATGCCGCTGCGGCGGTGCTGCGCCCGGTTCTCGGCGGGCTGGCGGCAGCACACCGCGCGGGCCTGGTACACCGTGATGTCAAACCCGAGAACGTGCTGATCTCCGACGACGGGGACGTCAAGATCGCCGACTTCGGGCTGGTGCGCGCCGTCGCCGAAGCGAAGATCACCTCGACGAGCGTCATCCTGGGCACCGCCGCCTACCTGTCGCCCGAGCAGGTCAGCACGGGCGACGCGGATCCGCGCAGCGACGTCTACGCGGTGGGCATCCTGACCTACGAACTGCTGACCGGCCGGACCCCATTCGGCGGCGACAGCGCGCTGGCGGTGGCCTATCAGCGGATGGACAACGACGTGCCGGCCCCCAGCTCGGTGATCTCGGGTGTGCCAGCGCAATTCGATGATCTGGTGCGACGCGCGACGGCCCGCGACCCCGCTCGACGGTACGCCGACGCCCAGGAAATGGGTGAGGACCTCGAGGCCATCGTCGACGAGCTCGGGCTGCCCCCGTTCCGGGTGCCCACACCACGCAATTCCGCGCAGCACGCGTCGGCGTCCCTGCCCATTCCGCCGGCGCGGACCGCGGCCCCGCCGGCGCCGCGCCAACCGACTCGGACGCTCCCGCGCGACGACTGGCCTACACCGGAACCCGAATTCCAGCCGGTGTCGGGACGGTTCGCCGGCATCGACATCGAGGACTTCTACTGGGCGCGACAGCGCGCCCGGCGCGCACTGCTGTTCTGGGTGGTCGCCGTGTTGACGCTGACAGCGCTGATCGCCGCGGCCGCGTGGACGGCCGGAAGCAACCTCAACCACCTGATCTAA
- a CDS encoding SRPBCC family protein, translating into MADKTAQTIYIDADPSTVMDVIADIGSYPNWVAEYKEAEVLEADAEGYPKTARLVLDAAVLKDTMVLSYVWPADRKSVTWTLVSSSLLRSLEGAYRLSPNGSGTDVTYELSVDLIIPMIGLLKRKAERRLTDTALKDLKKRVEAE; encoded by the coding sequence GTGGCGGACAAAACGGCGCAGACCATCTACATCGATGCGGATCCTTCGACGGTCATGGACGTCATCGCAGACATCGGGTCGTATCCGAACTGGGTGGCCGAGTACAAGGAGGCCGAGGTGCTCGAGGCCGACGCCGAGGGCTATCCGAAGACCGCGAGGCTGGTGCTGGACGCCGCGGTACTCAAGGACACGATGGTGTTGTCGTACGTCTGGCCGGCCGACCGCAAGTCGGTGACGTGGACGTTGGTGTCCAGCTCACTGCTGAGGTCTCTCGAAGGAGCATATCGACTGTCGCCCAATGGATCCGGAACCGACGTCACCTACGAGTTGTCGGTCGATCTGATCATCCCGATGATCGGGCTGTTGAAACGGAAGGCGGAACGGCGCCTCACCGACACCGCGCTGAAGGATCTCAAGAAGCGAGTCGAGGCTGAGTGA
- a CDS encoding glycosyltransferase family 4 protein yields the protein MSRVLLVTNDFPPRRGGIQSYLHELVDHLVAAGQHTLTVYAPRWKGSDDFDAEAAATGYDVVRHPGSLMLPEPSVIGRMRRLVEERRAETVWFGAAAPLALMAPLARDAGARRVIASTHGHEVGWSMLPLARTALRRIGSGTDVITYVSRYTRRRFASAFGPRAALEHLPPGVDTDRFAPDEVARAELRARYRLGSRPVVVCLSRLVPRKGQDMLIRAMPAIRQRVPGAALVIVGGGPYRSTLHRLAHSFGVTEHVVFTDAVPGEELPAHHAMADVFAMPCRTRGAGLDVEGLGIVYLEASASGVPVVAGRSGGAPETVRDGETGVVVDGWDVGAIAASVSELLADPDRAARMGAAGRRWVVADWQWDTQAQRLAHLL from the coding sequence GTGAGCCGGGTCCTGTTGGTCACCAACGACTTTCCGCCGCGCCGCGGCGGCATCCAGTCCTATCTGCACGAACTGGTCGACCACCTGGTCGCTGCCGGTCAGCACACGCTGACGGTGTACGCGCCGAGATGGAAGGGCTCCGACGACTTCGACGCCGAGGCCGCCGCCACGGGCTACGACGTTGTGCGACATCCGGGCAGCCTCATGCTTCCAGAGCCGTCGGTGATAGGCCGGATGCGGCGGCTCGTCGAGGAGCGCAGGGCCGAGACGGTCTGGTTCGGTGCGGCGGCTCCGCTGGCACTGATGGCGCCGCTGGCGCGCGACGCCGGTGCGCGCCGCGTGATCGCCAGCACGCACGGACACGAGGTCGGCTGGTCGATGCTGCCGCTGGCCCGAACGGCATTGCGGCGCATCGGATCCGGAACCGATGTGATCACCTACGTCAGCCGGTACACTCGGCGGCGGTTCGCGTCGGCGTTCGGGCCTCGGGCTGCGCTCGAGCACCTGCCGCCTGGCGTCGACACCGACCGGTTCGCGCCCGACGAGGTCGCGCGCGCCGAACTGCGCGCCCGTTACCGGCTCGGGAGCCGGCCCGTCGTCGTGTGCCTGTCCCGGCTGGTGCCTCGCAAGGGGCAGGACATGCTGATCCGGGCGATGCCCGCGATCCGGCAGCGCGTGCCCGGCGCGGCGCTGGTCATCGTCGGTGGGGGCCCGTATCGGTCGACGCTCCACAGGCTGGCGCACAGCTTCGGGGTGACCGAACACGTTGTCTTCACCGACGCCGTTCCCGGTGAGGAGCTGCCCGCCCACCACGCCATGGCCGACGTGTTCGCGATGCCGTGCCGCACCCGCGGCGCCGGACTGGACGTCGAGGGTCTGGGCATCGTCTATCTCGAGGCGTCCGCCTCGGGTGTGCCGGTCGTCGCGGGCCGCTCGGGCGGTGCGCCGGAAACCGTGCGCGACGGGGAAACGGGCGTGGTGGTCGACGGTTGGGACGTGGGCGCGATCGCGGCGTCCGTCAGCGAGCTGCTGGCCGATCCCGATCGGGCAGCGCGGATGGGCGCGGCGGGCCGGCGCTGGGTGGTGGCCGACTGGCAGTGGGACACCCAGGCGCAGCGGCTTGCCCACTTGCTTTAG
- a CDS encoding polyadenylate-specific 3'-exoribonuclease AS, with protein sequence MRYFYDTEFIDNGRTIELISIGVVAEDGREYYAVSTEFNPERAGSWVRRHVLPKLPPPASQLWRSRRQIRSELEDFFGVDGDEPIELWAWVGAYDHVALCQLWGPMIDLPPAIPRFTRELRQYWEERGSPRMPPRPRDAHNALVDARHNLRRFQLMITRERPAQW encoded by the coding sequence GTGCGCTACTTCTACGACACCGAGTTCATCGACAACGGCCGCACGATCGAGCTGATCTCGATCGGTGTGGTCGCCGAAGACGGCCGCGAATATTACGCCGTGTCAACCGAATTCAATCCCGAGCGAGCGGGCAGCTGGGTGCGCAGGCATGTGCTGCCCAAGCTCCCGCCGCCTGCGTCACAGCTGTGGCGTTCGCGGCGGCAGATCCGCTCGGAATTAGAGGACTTCTTCGGAGTCGACGGTGACGAGCCGATCGAGTTGTGGGCCTGGGTCGGCGCCTACGACCATGTCGCGCTGTGTCAGCTGTGGGGCCCGATGATCGACCTGCCGCCGGCGATTCCGCGTTTCACCCGAGAGCTGCGGCAGTACTGGGAAGAGCGCGGTTCGCCGCGGATGCCGCCACGGCCGCGAGACGCCCACAATGCGCTGGTCGACGCCCGCCACAATCTGCGCCGGTTCCAGTTGATGATCACCCGCGAAAGACCAGCCCAGTGGTGA
- a CDS encoding AMP-dependent synthetase/ligase, protein MREFSVPASFTVGEHDNVVSPVFDHERDDPDHVIFQRLIDGTWRDVTCKQAAAEIRAAALGLIAAGVQPKDRVAILSATRYEWVILDYAILAVGAVTVPIYETSSPEQVRWVLEDSGAVLAFVELEAHALMVKELLGELPALRKVAVIESTMPSALDELTEAGADADPGEIDRRRAAIKSADPATLIYTSGTTGRPKGCELTHSNLLHEIRADTECFPTLLRKGERLLVFLPLAHILARMLSMTAFANGVTIGYTSDIKNLVPMFGVFKPTVIVSVPRVFEKVYNTAEMKAQDSGRGAIFAKAAQTAIEWSQAQDTGGPGILLRAKHALFDRLVYAKLRDATGGDCRASISGGAPLGARLGHFYRGIGLTIYEGYGLTETTAAITVNRIGELKIGTVGKLVPGNSMAIANDGELLVRGGVVFGGYWRNEKATEEAIVNGWFHTGDLGSIDDDGYLSIIGRKKEIIVTAGGKNVAPAVLEDQLRAHPLISQAMAVGDARPFVAALIALDPEAVDVWKQHHGKDATASVEDLADDPDLVAEIDLAVKNANEAVSKAEAIRKFRILPVDFTVLTGELTPTLKVKRKVVADKFAEEIEALYAKN, encoded by the coding sequence GTGCGCGAGTTCAGTGTTCCCGCTTCCTTTACCGTGGGCGAACACGACAACGTCGTCAGCCCCGTGTTCGACCACGAGCGCGACGATCCCGACCACGTGATCTTCCAGCGCCTGATCGACGGCACCTGGCGCGATGTGACGTGCAAGCAAGCGGCCGCCGAGATCCGTGCAGCGGCCTTAGGGCTGATCGCTGCGGGTGTGCAGCCCAAAGACCGCGTCGCAATACTGTCGGCAACACGCTACGAGTGGGTCATCCTCGACTACGCGATCCTGGCCGTCGGCGCGGTGACAGTGCCCATCTACGAGACGTCCTCGCCGGAACAGGTCCGTTGGGTGCTGGAGGATTCCGGCGCGGTGCTGGCGTTCGTCGAGCTGGAGGCCCATGCGCTGATGGTCAAGGAGTTGCTCGGAGAGTTGCCGGCGCTGCGAAAGGTCGCGGTCATCGAGTCGACGATGCCGTCTGCGCTGGACGAACTCACCGAAGCCGGCGCGGACGCGGACCCCGGCGAGATCGACCGGCGGCGGGCCGCCATCAAGTCCGCCGACCCCGCAACGCTCATCTACACGTCGGGAACCACCGGCCGCCCGAAGGGCTGCGAGCTGACCCACTCCAACCTGCTGCACGAAATCCGTGCGGATACCGAGTGCTTTCCCACCCTGCTGCGCAAGGGCGAGCGTCTGCTCGTGTTCCTGCCGCTGGCGCACATCCTGGCCAGGATGCTGTCCATGACGGCGTTCGCCAACGGAGTCACCATCGGCTACACCAGCGACATCAAGAACCTCGTCCCGATGTTCGGCGTGTTCAAGCCCACCGTCATCGTGTCGGTCCCCCGTGTCTTCGAAAAGGTCTACAACACCGCCGAAATGAAGGCCCAGGACAGCGGGCGAGGCGCGATCTTCGCAAAGGCCGCGCAGACCGCGATCGAATGGAGCCAAGCCCAGGACACCGGCGGACCGGGCATCCTGCTGCGAGCCAAGCACGCCCTCTTCGATCGGCTCGTCTACGCCAAGCTGCGCGACGCCACCGGCGGTGACTGCCGGGCCTCCATCTCCGGCGGCGCGCCGCTGGGCGCCCGGCTCGGTCACTTCTACCGGGGCATCGGCCTGACCATCTACGAGGGCTACGGGCTCACCGAGACCACCGCCGCGATCACCGTGAACCGGATCGGCGAACTCAAGATCGGCACCGTCGGAAAACTGGTGCCGGGCAACAGCATGGCGATCGCCAACGATGGCGAACTGCTGGTGCGAGGGGGCGTGGTGTTCGGCGGGTACTGGCGCAACGAGAAAGCCACCGAAGAGGCGATCGTCAACGGCTGGTTCCACACCGGTGACTTGGGCAGCATCGATGACGACGGCTACCTGTCGATCATCGGCCGCAAGAAGGAGATCATCGTCACCGCCGGGGGCAAGAACGTCGCCCCGGCGGTGCTCGAGGACCAACTTCGCGCGCATCCACTGATCAGTCAGGCCATGGCCGTGGGCGACGCCAGGCCGTTCGTCGCAGCGTTGATCGCGCTGGATCCAGAGGCCGTCGACGTGTGGAAACAGCACCACGGCAAGGACGCCACCGCTTCGGTGGAGGACCTGGCCGACGACCCCGACCTCGTCGCCGAGATCGACCTTGCGGTGAAGAACGCCAACGAGGCGGTGTCGAAGGCCGAGGCGATCCGCAAGTTCCGCATCCTGCCGGTCGACTTCACCGTGCTCACTGGGGAACTGACACCGACGCTGAAGGTCAAGCGCAAGGTGGTCGCCGACAAGTTCGCCGAAGAGATCGAAGCGCTGTACGCGAAGAACTAA
- a CDS encoding ArsA family ATPase, producing MSANASGTPTAKIGLFVGKGGVGKSTLATATAVRDARAGLRVLIVSTDQAHSIGDVLDTTVPPTGSGKPTRVFADDADAGGGSLDALALDTLALLEARWREIAGLLSGRFPDSELGSVAPEELSALPGVQEVLGLHEVGELAASGRWDRVVVDCASTADALRMLTLPATFGLYLERAWPRHRRLSTGTDDPHTAAVVALFERIGVGTERLSTLLTDGSKVSAHLVMTAERVVAAEAARTLGSLALMGVQVAELIVNQVLLQDDSYEYRNLPEHPAFDWYAERISEQQGVLEHLDATIGDVQLVLVPHLPGEPIGPKALGELLDSARRRDGSPPPGPLRPIVDRESGSGLESVYRLRLELPQVDSSGLAVGRVDDDLIIGAGGLRRRVRLASVLRRCIVVDAQLRGCELTVRFRPNPEVWPK from the coding sequence GTGAGCGCCAATGCCTCCGGCACGCCAACCGCCAAGATCGGTCTGTTCGTCGGTAAGGGCGGGGTAGGCAAGTCGACGTTGGCGACCGCCACCGCCGTGCGCGACGCACGCGCGGGGCTTCGGGTGCTCATCGTCTCGACCGACCAGGCGCACTCCATCGGTGACGTGCTCGATACGACGGTCCCGCCGACCGGATCGGGTAAGCCCACCCGGGTGTTCGCCGACGACGCCGACGCCGGTGGCGGGTCGCTGGACGCGCTGGCGCTGGACACGCTGGCACTGCTCGAGGCGCGTTGGCGCGAAATCGCCGGGCTGCTGTCCGGCCGATTCCCAGACTCCGAGTTGGGAAGTGTTGCTCCTGAAGAGCTTTCGGCTCTGCCGGGTGTCCAAGAGGTGCTCGGCCTGCACGAAGTGGGCGAACTGGCGGCGTCGGGACGATGGGACCGCGTCGTGGTCGACTGTGCGTCGACCGCCGACGCGTTGCGCATGCTCACCCTGCCCGCGACGTTCGGCCTTTACTTGGAGCGGGCCTGGCCGCGGCATCGCCGGCTGTCCACTGGAACCGACGACCCGCACACCGCTGCCGTCGTCGCTCTGTTCGAGCGCATCGGCGTCGGAACCGAACGGCTGAGCACGCTGCTCACCGACGGATCGAAGGTCAGCGCGCATCTGGTGATGACGGCCGAACGGGTGGTGGCCGCCGAGGCGGCCCGCACGCTCGGCTCGTTGGCGTTGATGGGTGTTCAGGTCGCGGAGTTGATCGTCAATCAGGTACTCCTGCAAGACGATTCGTACGAGTATCGCAACTTGCCCGAACATCCCGCGTTCGACTGGTACGCCGAGCGGATCTCGGAACAGCAGGGCGTCCTCGAGCACCTCGACGCGACCATCGGCGATGTCCAACTCGTGCTGGTGCCCCATCTGCCCGGTGAACCGATCGGGCCCAAGGCGCTCGGTGAGTTGCTGGACAGCGCACGGCGCCGCGACGGGTCGCCGCCGCCGGGGCCGCTGCGCCCGATCGTGGATCGCGAGTCGGGCTCCGGCCTCGAATCGGTGTATCGGTTACGGCTAGAGTTGCCGCAGGTCGACTCGTCGGGACTAGCGGTGGGCAGGGTCGACGACGATTTGATCATCGGCGCGGGCGGCCTGCGGCGCCGGGTCCGGCTAGCGTCAGTGCTGCGTAGGTGCATCGTGGTCGACGCGCAACTGCGAGGGTGTGAGCTGACCGTGCGGTTTCGACCGAATCCGGAGGTGTGGCCGAAGTGA
- a CDS encoding Rv2175c family DNA-binding protein → MSSIPAAEDVLDPAEEVYELSAVAEMLGVAVTKVHQQLRDGHLIAVRRNGVVVVPRIFFDETGHVVKSLPGLLIVLRDGGYHETEIMRWLFTPDASLTIRRDRATDELANARPVDALHSHQAREVVRRAQALAV, encoded by the coding sequence ATGAGCAGCATTCCGGCCGCCGAGGACGTCCTCGATCCCGCCGAGGAGGTCTACGAGCTATCCGCCGTCGCCGAGATGCTCGGCGTTGCGGTGACGAAGGTGCATCAACAGTTGCGGGACGGCCACCTCATTGCTGTGCGCCGAAACGGCGTGGTGGTGGTGCCGAGGATCTTCTTCGACGAAACCGGTCACGTCGTCAAGAGCCTGCCGGGGCTCCTGATCGTACTGCGCGACGGCGGCTACCACGAGACGGAGATCATGCGTTGGCTGTTCACGCCCGACGCGTCGCTGACGATCCGGCGGGACCGCGCGACCGACGAATTGGCTAATGCCCGGCCGGTTGATGCTCTTCATTCGCATCAGGCCCGTGAGGTGGTGCGCCGGGCCCAGGCTCTGGCTGTTTGA
- a CDS encoding class II 3-deoxy-7-phosphoheptulonate synthase produces MNWTVDVPIEQLPSLPPLPDELRQRLDAALAKPAVQQPTWDADTAKNIRTVLESVPPVTVPAEVERLKGLLADVACGKAFLLQGGDCAETFVNNTEPHIRANLRALLQMAVVLTYGASVPVVKVGRIAGQYAKPRSADIDALGLRSYRGDMINGFAPDPAAREHDPSRLVRAYANASAAMNLVRALTGSGLASLHLVHDWNREFVRTSPAGARYEALAAEIDRALTFMSACDVDDRNLQTAEIYASHEALVLDYERAMLRLSQDEEGSKLYDLSAHYVWIGERTRQLDGAHIAFAEVIANPIGVKLGPTVTPELAVEYVERLDPNNEPGRLTLMTRMGNNKVRDLLPPIIEKVQATGHQVIWQCDPMHGNTHESSTGYKTRHFDRIVDEVQGYFEVHRALGTYPGGIHVEITGENVTECLGGAQDISDTDLSGRYETACDPRLNTQQSLELAFLVAEMLRD; encoded by the coding sequence GTGAACTGGACCGTCGACGTACCCATCGAACAGCTGCCCTCGCTGCCGCCGCTGCCCGATGAGCTGCGGCAACGGCTCGACGCCGCGCTCGCCAAGCCTGCAGTGCAGCAGCCGACGTGGGATGCTGACACGGCCAAGAACATCCGCACCGTGCTGGAGAGCGTCCCGCCGGTGACGGTGCCCGCCGAAGTCGAGCGGCTCAAAGGCCTGCTGGCCGACGTGGCCTGCGGTAAGGCGTTCCTGCTGCAGGGCGGCGACTGCGCGGAGACCTTCGTCAACAACACCGAACCCCACATCCGCGCCAACCTCCGCGCGTTGCTACAGATGGCGGTGGTGCTCACCTACGGCGCGAGCGTGCCGGTCGTCAAGGTCGGCAGGATCGCGGGCCAGTACGCCAAACCGCGATCGGCCGATATCGACGCCCTGGGGTTGCGCTCTTACCGCGGCGACATGATCAACGGCTTCGCGCCCGACCCCGCTGCGCGTGAGCACGATCCGTCGCGGCTGGTGCGCGCCTACGCCAACGCGAGCGCGGCGATGAACCTGGTGCGGGCACTGACCGGCTCGGGGCTGGCGTCGCTGCACCTGGTGCACGATTGGAACCGGGAGTTCGTCCGCACGTCGCCCGCCGGGGCACGATATGAGGCGCTGGCCGCCGAGATCGATCGCGCGTTGACCTTCATGAGCGCCTGCGATGTCGACGACCGCAACCTGCAGACCGCCGAGATCTACGCCAGCCATGAGGCGTTGGTGCTGGACTACGAGCGGGCGATGCTGCGGCTCTCCCAGGACGAGGAAGGCTCGAAGCTCTACGACCTGTCGGCGCATTACGTATGGATCGGCGAGCGCACCCGTCAACTCGACGGTGCGCATATCGCGTTCGCGGAGGTGATCGCGAACCCGATCGGCGTCAAGCTCGGGCCGACCGTGACACCGGAGCTCGCCGTCGAGTACGTCGAGCGGCTGGACCCTAACAACGAGCCGGGCCGGTTGACACTGATGACCCGCATGGGCAACAACAAGGTGCGCGATCTGCTTCCACCGATCATCGAGAAGGTGCAGGCCACCGGGCATCAGGTGATCTGGCAGTGCGATCCGATGCACGGCAACACCCACGAGTCCTCGACCGGCTACAAGACCCGCCACTTCGACCGGATCGTCGATGAGGTGCAGGGTTACTTCGAGGTGCACCGGGCACTGGGCACCTATCCCGGCGGCATCCACGTCGAGATCACCGGTGAGAACGTCACCGAATGCCTTGGCGGGGCGCAGGACATCTCCGACACCGATCTGTCCGGACGCTACGAAACGGCCTGCGACCCGCGGTTGAACACCCAGCAGAGCCTGGAACTCGCATTCCTGGTCGCCGAGATGCTGCGCGATTAG
- a CDS encoding lysophospholipid acyltransferase family protein, with protein MWYWLFKFIFMGPLLSLLGRPKVEGLDHLPASGAAILASNHLAVADSFYLPLVVNRRITFLAKAEYFTGTGLKGWFSRWFYTVAGQVPIDRTDADSAQSALNTAARILGEGKLLGMYPEGTRSPDGRLYKGKTGLARLALESGVPVIPVAMIGTDVVNPPGSKMWRFGRVQVRFGKPMDFSRFEGLAGNRFIERAVIDEVMYELMRLSGQEYVDLYAADIKEGRADDSSTPSARMPEVAAG; from the coding sequence ATGTGGTACTGGCTGTTCAAGTTCATCTTCATGGGTCCCCTGCTGTCGTTGCTGGGGCGGCCGAAAGTAGAAGGGCTGGACCATCTTCCGGCGTCCGGTGCGGCGATTCTGGCCAGTAATCATCTTGCGGTCGCAGACAGTTTCTATTTGCCGTTGGTGGTCAACCGGAGAATCACGTTCCTGGCCAAGGCGGAGTACTTCACCGGCACCGGCCTGAAGGGCTGGTTCTCCCGCTGGTTCTACACCGTCGCCGGTCAGGTGCCGATCGACCGCACGGACGCCGACAGCGCGCAGAGCGCGTTGAACACCGCAGCGCGCATCCTCGGCGAGGGCAAGCTGCTCGGGATGTACCCGGAGGGCACCCGGTCGCCCGATGGGCGGCTCTACAAAGGCAAGACCGGCCTGGCGCGACTGGCGCTGGAGTCCGGCGTTCCGGTGATTCCGGTCGCGATGATCGGAACAGATGTCGTCAACCCGCCGGGCAGCAAGATGTGGCGCTTCGGCCGGGTGCAGGTGAGGTTCGGCAAGCCGATGGACTTCAGTCGCTTCGAGGGTCTGGCGGGCAACCGCTTCATCGAGCGCGCGGTCATCGACGAGGTGATGTACGAGTTGATGCGGTTGTCCGGTCAGGAGTACGTGGACCTGTACGCCGCCGACATCAAGGAGGGCAGGGCCGACGACAGCAGCACGCCGTCGGCCCGCATGCCGGAGGTCGCCGCCGGCTGA
- a CDS encoding glycosyltransferase 87 family protein, producing the protein MSMWRSPGGAGWGPTLAWRLFQLLTLAALAWAGWRLLGRVPYRIDVDVYRMGGQAWLDGRPLYADGAMFHTRGGLDLPFTYPPLAAVAFSPFALLSLEAASVAITATTLVLLIVAVTIVLHRCDVWSQTSVSAEPAWLRQAWLATAMVAPAVVYLEPIRSNFDFGQINVVLMTLVIADCVPRRTPWPRGMLLGLAIALKLTPAVFLLYFVLRRDVRAVIVTAVSAVLATLVGVAFAWRDSLEYWTETVRNTDRIGTATLNTNQNIAGALARLGLAEGPRFALWTAACFALLGLTVWAVRRVLKADLPVLALICVAMFGLVVSPVSWSHHWVWALPALLVTALVAYRKRHAALAVVAAAGFALMVWTPITLMPEHKETAASLWRQLAGGSYVWWAIAVIVAAGSLTVAPTRRSRPVVDAAPVPAVN; encoded by the coding sequence ATGAGTATGTGGCGGTCGCCCGGCGGGGCTGGTTGGGGGCCAACGCTTGCTTGGCGGCTGTTTCAACTGCTGACCCTGGCCGCGTTGGCCTGGGCCGGCTGGCGGTTGCTCGGCCGGGTTCCCTACCGCATCGACGTCGACGTCTACCGCATGGGCGGACAAGCCTGGCTGGACGGTCGACCGCTCTACGCCGACGGCGCGATGTTCCACACCCGGGGCGGGCTCGATCTGCCGTTCACCTACCCGCCGCTGGCCGCGGTCGCCTTCTCGCCGTTCGCGCTGCTGTCGCTGGAGGCCGCGAGCGTCGCGATCACAGCGACCACCCTGGTGCTGCTGATCGTCGCGGTGACGATCGTGCTCCACCGGTGCGACGTCTGGTCCCAAACCTCGGTGAGCGCCGAGCCCGCGTGGCTGCGGCAGGCTTGGCTGGCCACCGCCATGGTGGCCCCGGCCGTGGTGTACCTGGAGCCGATCCGGTCGAACTTCGACTTCGGCCAGATCAACGTGGTGTTGATGACACTGGTGATCGCCGATTGTGTGCCGCGCCGGACCCCCTGGCCGCGCGGCATGCTGCTCGGACTGGCGATCGCGCTGAAGCTGACCCCTGCGGTCTTTCTGCTGTACTTCGTGCTGCGCCGCGACGTCCGCGCGGTGATCGTCACCGCGGTGTCCGCCGTCCTCGCCACGCTGGTCGGGGTCGCGTTCGCCTGGCGCGACTCGCTCGAGTACTGGACCGAGACCGTGCGTAACACCGATCGCATCGGCACCGCGACGCTGAACACCAACCAGAACATCGCCGGCGCCCTGGCCCGGCTGGGACTGGCCGAAGGACCACGGTTCGCACTCTGGACCGCGGCCTGCTTCGCACTGCTGGGGCTCACGGTGTGGGCGGTGCGGCGTGTGCTCAAGGCGGACCTACCGGTGCTCGCACTGATCTGCGTGGCCATGTTCGGGCTGGTGGTATCGCCGGTTTCGTGGTCGCACCACTGGGTGTGGGCGCTACCCGCGCTGCTGGTCACCGCGCTGGTGGCCTATCGAAAACGGCATGCCGCCCTGGCCGTGGTGGCGGCCGCCGGCTTTGCGTTGATGGTGTGGACGCCGATCACGCTGATGCCCGAGCACAAAGAGACCGCGGCGTCGCTGTGGCGGCAACTGGCCGGCGGCTCTTACGTGTGGTGGGCGATCGCGGTGATCGTCGCGGCGGGCTCACTCACGGTGGCCCCTACGCGGCGCAGCAGGCCGGTCGTCGACGCGGCGCCCGTACCGGCCGTCAATTAG
- a CDS encoding polyketide cyclase / dehydrase and lipid transport: MNSIQIADDTFVAADPVEVGRYVADPASWRRWWPDLRLTVVQDRGEKGHRWTITGALTGTMEIWLEPVLDGVVLHYFLHAEPSGVAAWQLAKMNLAKMNHRRRVAGKNMAFEVKQRLEATRPVGVSPLA; this comes from the coding sequence ATGAATAGCATTCAGATCGCGGACGACACCTTCGTCGCGGCAGACCCCGTCGAGGTCGGCCGCTACGTCGCGGATCCCGCGAGCTGGCGTCGCTGGTGGCCCGACCTGAGGTTGACGGTGGTTCAGGACCGCGGCGAGAAGGGCCACCGGTGGACCATCACCGGCGCGCTGACCGGGACCATGGAGATCTGGCTGGAGCCGGTGCTCGACGGCGTCGTCCTGCACTACTTTCTGCACGCCGAGCCGTCCGGGGTGGCAGCGTGGCAATTGGCCAAGATGAACCTGGCGAAGATGAACCACCGGCGCCGGGTCGCGGGTAAGAACATGGCGTTCGAGGTGAAGCAGCGGCTGGAGGCCACGCGCCCGGTGGGCGTGTCGCCGTTAGCCTGA